Proteins found in one Phocoena sinus isolate mPhoSin1 chromosome 19, mPhoSin1.pri, whole genome shotgun sequence genomic segment:
- the ZNF274 gene encoding neurotrophin receptor-interacting factor homolog isoform X3, which translates to MDPEEEAATPVMATGPPAERLQEPVTFRDVAVDFTQEEWGQLGPAQRTLYRDVMLETFGHLLSVGPELPKPEVISQLEQGAELWVAERGISQGRCPGWESGPEGRAPPQEQGLPEEKGREGFLGEALCPATPGEDWEYEGRVQGPEKDQGNLRQLEFSLKEALVQDGSHEGLRLGENCVLSPYPNPLPETSRTECLCAPDSWVTSSQQNPSAVGEQMGSSGRQPRDNSDRSNSSGQALLEPEPEPARSQVPDKPYKCADCGKSFNHNAHLTVHRRIHTGERPYACKECGKAFSQNSSLVQHERIHTGHKPYKCADCGKSFCHSTHLTVHRRIHTGEKPYACQDCGRAFNQNSSLGRHRRTHTGEKPFTCSVCGKAFSRTTCLFLHLRTHTAERPYECSRCGKGFRHSSSLAQHQRKHAGEGPYDCRQRLAFEPTPAWPEPLTPGEGATHSDRPFRCGQCGKCFTQSSHLIRHQITHTREDPRGRGRRRPQPCSRSPHLGRHQLGPTGESPGAGTKAGQPAGRALALFDIHEIMQEKNPVHVIGVEEPSVGTSVLFDIREST; encoded by the exons ATGGACCCCGAGGAGGAAGCGGCGACACCGGTGATGGCTACGGGGCCGCCGGCGGAACGGCTCCAG GAGCCGGTGACTTTCCGGGACGTAGCTGTGGACTTCACCCAGGAGGAGTGGGGgcagctgggccctgcccagaggACCCTGTACCGTGACGTGATGCTGGAGACCTTCGGGCACCTGCTCTCTGTGG GGCCTGAGCTTCCCAAACCCGAAGTCATCTCCCAGCTGGAGCAAGGGGCTGAGCTATGGGTGGCAGAGAGAGGAATTTCCCAGGGCCGCTGTCCAG GCTGGGAGTCTGGACCTGAGGGCCGAGCACCGCCCCAGGAGCAGGGCCTTCCTGAGGAGAAGGGGCGGGAAGGCTTCCTGGGCGAGGCTCTATGTCCCGCTACACCGGGGGAAGACTGGGAATATGAGGGCCGGGTGCAGGGGCCCGAGAAGGACCAGGGTAATTTGAGGCAATTGGAATTCAGCCTCAAGGAAGCACTGGTTCAGGATGGAAGCCACGAAGGTCTCAGACTTGGGGAAAACTGTGTCCTGAGTCCATACCCAAATCCCCTCCCGGAGACTTCCAGGACAGAGTGTTTGTGTGCTCCCGACTCATGGGTTACAAGCTCGCAGCAGAACCCGAGTGCAGTCGGTGAGCAGATGGGCTCCTCGGGAAGACAGCCACGTGACAACAGTGACCGCAGCAACTCTTCTGGTCAGGCGCTTCTGGAACCAGAACCCGAGCCTGCGCGCAGCCAAGTGCCAGACAAGCCCTACAAGTGCGCAGACTGCGGCAAGTCCTTCAACCACAACGCGCACCTCACGGTGCACCGGAGGATCCACACGGGTGAGCGGCCGTACGCGTGCAAGGAGTGTGGCAAGGCCTTCAGCCAGAACTCCTCGCTGGTGCAGCACGAGCGCATCCACACGGGCCACAAGCCCTACAAGTGCGCGGACTGCGGCAAGTCGTTCTGCCACAGCACGCACCTCACGGTGCACCGGAGGATCCACACCGGGGAGAAGCCCTATGCGTGCCAGGACTGCGGGCGGGCCTTCAACCAGAACTCATCCCTGGGCCGCCACCGGCGCACGCACACCGGGGAGAAGCCGTTCACCTGCAGCGTGTGCGGCAAGGCCTTCTCGCGCACCACGTGCCTGTTCCTGCATCTGAGGACGCACACGGCCGAGAGACCCTACGAGTGCAGCCGCTGTGGCAAGGGCTTCCGGCACAGCTCGTCCCTGGCCCAGCACCAGCGCAAGCACGCCGGCGAGGGCCCCTACGACTGCCGCCAGAGGCTGGCCTTCGAGCCCACGCCGGCGTGGCCGGAGCCCCTGACCCCTGGCGAGGGGGCTACCCACAGCGACAGGCCCTTCAGGTGCGGCCAGTGCGGCAAGTGTTTCACGCAGAGCTCGCACCTCATCCGACACCAGATAACGCACACCAGGGAGGATCCCCGAGGCCGGGGCCGGCGGCGCCCGCAGCCCTGCAGCCGGAGCCCGCACCTCGGGCGGCACCAACTCGGGCCCACGGGTGAGAGCCCTGGGGCCGGGACAAAGGCAGGGCAGCCGGCAGGCAGGGCACTGGCCCTGTTTGACATCCACGAAATCATGCAAGAGAAAAACCCAGTGCACGTTATTGGGGTGGAAGAGCCTTCTGTGGGCACGTCCGTGTTGTTTGACATCAGAGAATCCACCTAG